Proteins encoded in a region of the Anopheles aquasalis chromosome 2, idAnoAquaMG_Q_19, whole genome shotgun sequence genome:
- the LOC126581538 gene encoding 39S ribosomal protein L17, mitochondrial produces MNQAEVTKLMSQLRIAVRPRHRNLKNPRGPEGRLDKLRKTVTALVKHERIELNYQRADEARGYAERLISDAIRHGDCHKPTMEMADFWLVEKPLVHKLFKVLAPRFEDYKVSATRMYKAPKDYPGWYRKRAVLELRGNPYPPLLPNPSNNRNLLHNVLMDEARKEHRREKYEEIAAQIGSDTVPAAAATETVAVKEDPKPRTQA; encoded by the coding sequence ATGAACCAGGCCGAGGTAACGAAGCTGATGTCGCAGCTGCGGATAGCGGTACGGCCGAGGCACCGAAACCTGAAGAACCCCCGTGGACCCGAGGGCCGGTTGGATAAGTTGCGCAAAACGGTGACGGCGCTGGTGAAACACGAGCGTATCGAGCTGAACTATCAGCGTGCGGATGAGGCCCGCGGATACGCCGAGCGGTTAATATCGGATGCCATCCGGCACGGGGATTGCCACAAACCGACGATGGAGATGGCCGATTTCTGGCTGGTGGAGAAACCGCTCGTCCACAAGCTGTTCAAGGTGCTAGCGCCCCGGTTCGAGGACTACAAAGTGTCCGCCACCCGTATGTACAAAGCACCGAAGGATTATCCCGGGTGGTACCGCAAACGGGCAGTGCTGGAACTGCGTGGCAACCCCTACCCACCACTACTGCCGAATCCGTCCAACAACCGCAACCTGCTGCATAACGTGCTGATGGACGAGGCCCGGAAAGAACATCGGAGGGAGAAGTACGAGGAAATTGCGGCACAAATCGGGAGCGATACGGTACCAGCCGCGGCTGCCACTGAAACTGTCGCTGTGAAGGAAGATCCAAAGCCCCGAACGCAAGCATAA
- the LOC126572330 gene encoding uncharacterized protein LOC126572330, which yields MFLLLLVALIVIAGSWVLVTVLRNRNTVARLQKLFPRFGCVPAIPILGSAHLFKDPTPAGIFKTFVGFHRVYGRNLITQGLFNNPSFQICEPAVIEQVMQAKTIEKTIIYDFMMPWLGSGLVVSTGAKWAQRRKVITPTFHFKILEDFLVIMNHQTDVLIEKLGAQVGGPDFDIYEHVTYCALDIISESAMGVKLNTQHNPHAEYVEAVKEISDIIFKRLFSLAREYKWVFRFQKASRRQDELVKVVHDFAHRVISERKKQLEDERERQRANQKLEETDVYGKRRMTLLDLLLNVTIDGKALSDTDIREEVDTFMFAGHDTTTSCISFACYHLSRNPAVQQKVYEEIQEIIGPDAGRIELTNSTLQDLRYLDQVIKETLRMNPSVPIIGRRSAGDMTIDGVPVPKGMEFGVLIYALHNDPELYPEPERFDPERFSDEAQAARPPYSYIPFSVGARNCIGQRYAMLEIKTMLVKVLANYKLLPCEDNNQLLIKTDMTLKPINGAFVKIVNRHLFGLAVLLFVSLRVFRNRARVARLLKRLPAFKPLPAIPLLGSALLFKDTSPDGVLRTLVDCQRRYGKNLLLQELCNDFKLLVSEPRVVEQIIQAKTIQKAPFYAFLKPWLGMSTVVSSGQQWSNRRKVINPAFHYKMLEDFLDVMVAQTDVLIAKLATHVGGEDFDVYLPLRYCTMDIISETAMGVQLHCQSNPTGQFIAATEEIIDLVHKRVFDPVRGHTWVYPFTHAGRRTKHTAEVLHNFTNSVIRERRQYLLDLASKHGGEGTEKPVHKMTFLDLLLETRIDGKPLPEDDIRGEVNTFMFAGHETTTSCLSFVLYYLSRYPEVQQKVYDEIKTIYGTEVGDLRNARLTYASSQELRYLEMVIKETLRLNPSAPMIGRSSCGDMVIDGVTLPAGTEVLIQIYQMQTDPDSFPEPDRFIPERFAESASGEDSGYGRIIPYSFIPFSAGSRSCIGQRYAMLEMKTVLVKLLTNYRVVASSANQDIRVKADLTLKPYGGAFIKLVERFN from the exons atgtttctgctgcttctcgtggCGCTGATCGTGATCGCCGGATCATGGGTTCTGGTGACGGTCTTGCGCAATCGAAACACCGTAGCCCGATTGCAGAAGCTGTTTCCAAGGTTTGGGTGTGTTCCGGCGATTCCTATTCTTGGATCGGCGCACCTTTTCAAAGACCCAACTCCGGCTGGTATCTTCAAAACATTCGTCGGATTCCATCGAGTTTACGGGCGCAACCTGATCACGCAGGGCCTGTTCAATAACCCATCGTTCCAGATTTGTGAGCCTGCAGTCATCGAGCAGGTGATGCAGGCGAAGACGATCGAAAAGACAATTATTTATGACTTCATGATGCCCTGGTTAGGATCGGGATTGGTTGTGTCAACCGGTGCAAAGTGGGCACAACGCCGTAAGGTCATTACGCCGACCTTTCACTTCAAGATTCTGGAGGACTTTCTCGTCATCATGAATCACCAGACGGACGTGCTGATCGAGAAGCTGGGGGCGCAGGTTGGTGGACCAGATTTCGATATTTACGAGCATGTCACATACTGCGCATTGGACATCATCTCCGAGTCAGCGATGGGTGTGAAGCTGAACACGCAGCATAATCCTCACGCGGAATATGTCGAAGCAGTTAAAGA AATTTCAGACATCATCTTCAAGCGCCTGTTCTCTCTTGCGCGAGAGTACAAGTGGGTGTTCCGTTTCCAGAAGGCATCACGGCGGCAAGATGAATTAGTGAAGGTCGTGCACGACTTTGCACACCGCGTGATCAGCGAGCGCAAGAAACAGCTGGAAGATGAACGCGAGCGTCAACGGGCAAACCAGAAGCTCGAGGAAACGGACGTCTATGGGAAAAGACGGATGACGCTACTCGATCTGCTGCTAAACGTGACCATCGATGGCAAAGCGCTCTCTGACACCGACATTCGTGAGGAAGTGGATACATTCATGTTTGCCGGACACGATACAACGACCTCGTGTATCAGCTTTGCTTGCTACCATCTCTCTCGTAACCCAGCAGTCCAGCAGAAGGTTTATGAAGAAATTCAAGAAATCATTGGTCCTGATGCGGGCCGGATCGAGCTGACCAACAGTACGCTCCAAGACTTACGGTATCTGGATCAGGTGATTAAGGAAACGTTGCGCATGAACCCTTCGGTACCGATCATCGGACGCCGATCGGCCGGCGATATGACCATCGATGGTGTCCCGGTTCCCAAAGGAATGGAGTTTGGTGTTCTCATTTATGCGCTCCACAATGATCCGGAACTGTATCCAGAGCCAGAGCGCTTCGATCCGGAGCGATTCAGCGATGAGGCACAGGCTGCAAGGCCACCGTACAGCTACATCCCGTTCAGTGTTGGTGCGCGCAACTGTATCGGTCAGCGGTACGCTATGCTGGAGATTAAAACCAtgctggtgaaggtgctggCCAATTATAAGCTGCTACCGTGCGAGGACAACAACCAACTTCTTATCAAAACGGATATGACGCTGAAGCCGATTAATGGGGCGTTCGTGAAGATAGTAAACCGTCACT TGTTCGGGCTAGCTGTCCTGCTATTCGTCTCCCTGAGGGTGTTCAGGAATCGTGCCCGAGTGGCCAGACTCCTGAAACGGTTGCCTGCATTCAAGCCACTGCCTGCGATACCGCTGCTCGGGAGTGCCCTTCTGTTCAAGGATACCTCTCCGGATGGTGTACTGCGTACACTGGTGGACTGCCAGCGTCGGTACGGCAAGAATCTGTTGTTGCAGGAGCTGTGCAATGACTTCAAGCTGCTGGTCAGTGAGCCCCGTGTCGTAGAACAGATAATCCAAGCGAAAACCATCCAGAAGGCACCGTTCTACGCATTCCTGAAGCCATGGCTGGGCATGAGCACCGTGGTGTCGAGTGGCCAGCAGTGGAGCAACCGGCGGAAGGTGATCAATCCGGCGTTCCACTACAAAATGCTAGAAGACTTCCTGGACGTCATGGTGGCGCAGACGGATGTGTTGATCGCAAAGCTGGCAACCCACGTCGGTGGCGAAGATTTCGACGTCTATCTGCCGCTGCGATACTGCACGATGGACATTATCAGTGAGACGGCGATGGGCGTCCAGCTACACTGCCAATCGAATCCAACCGGCCAGTTTATTGCCGCTACGGAGGA GATAATCGACCTGGTACACAAACGAGTGTTCGATCCGGTACGCGGCCACACGTGGGTCTATCCGTTTACTCACGCAGGGCGTCGAACGAAACATACGGCGGAGGTGCTGCATAACTTCACCAACTCCGTCATACGTGAACGACGCCAGTATCTTCTCGAtctagcaagcaagcatggtggtgaaggaacgGAGAAACCAGTACACAAAATGACCTTCCTGGACCTGCTGCTTGAAACGCGAATCGACGGGAAGCCCCTACCGGAGGATGATATCCGTGGCGAGGTGAACACGTTCATGTTTGCTGGCCACGAAACGACCACTTCCTGCCTTAGCTTTGTGCTCTACTACCTGTCCCGGTATCCCGAGGTTCAGCAAAAGGTTTACGATGAAATTAAAACGATCTACGGTACCGAGGTGGGCGATCTGCGGAATGCCCGGTTAACTTATGCCTCCTCCCAGGAGCTCCGGTACCTGGAGATGGTTATCAAGGAAACCCTTCGCCTGAACCCTTCGGCACCGATGATTGGCCGGAGCTCGTGTGGCGATATGGTTATCGATGGTGTCACACTACCGGCCGGTACGGAGGTGTTGATTCAAATCTACCAAATGCAAACCGATCCGGACAGTTTCCCCGAACCGGACAGGTTCATCCCGGAGCGTTTCGCCGAAAGCGCAAGTGGCGAAGATTCCGGATATGGGCGCATTATTCCGTACAGCTTCATACCGTTTAGTGCTGGTAGCCGGTCCTGCATTGGCCAGCGGTATGCGATGCTGGAAATGAAAACGGTTTTGGTGAAACTGCTAACCAACTACCGCGTGGTGGCCAGCTCGGCAAACCAGGACATACGCGTAAAAGCCGACCTAACGCTGAAACCATACGGTGGGGCTTTCATTAAATTAGTTGAAAGATTCAATTAA
- the LOC126573243 gene encoding cytochrome P450 4d2-like, producing MFLLLLVTLIVVAGSWVLVTVLRNRSTVARFQKLFPKFVCVPSVPILGSAYLFKDATPAGIFRTITGWHQVYGRNLIRQGLFNKPSVQICNPAVIEQVLQAKTIEKTIAYDFMKPWLGSGLVVSTGAKWAERRKVITPTFHFKILEDFLVIMNHQTDVLIEKLGAQVGGPDFDIYEHVTYCALDIISESAMGVKLNTQHNPHTEYVKAVKELSAITFKRLFSLAREYKWVFRLQEASRRQDKLMKVMHEFAQQVISERKKQLEDERERQRANQKLEETDVYGKRRMTLLDLLLNVTIDGKPLSNIDIREEVDTFMAAGHDTTTSCISFACYHLSRNPAIQQKVYEEIQKIIGPDAGRIELTNSTLQDLRYLDQVIKETLRMNPSVPIIGRRSAGDMTIDGVPVPKGMEFGVLIYALHNDPELYPEPERFDPERFSDEAQAARPPYSYIPFSVGARNCIGQRYAMLEIKTMLVKVLANYKLLPCEDNNRAFLQADITLKPVNGAFVKVVNRH from the exons atgtttctgctgcttctcgtgaCGCTGATCGTGGTCGCCGGATCATGGGTTCTGGTGACGGTCTTGCGCAATCGATCCACCGTAGCCCGATTCCAGAAGCTATTTCCAAAATTCGTGTGCGTTCCTTCAGTTCCCATTCTTGGATCGGCGTACCTCTTCAAAGATGCAACACCGGCCGGAATCTTCAGAACTATAACAGGCTGGCATCAGGTGTACGGCCGCAACCTGATCAGACAGGGCCTGTTCAATAAACCGTCAGTCCAGATCTGCAATCCTGCAGTCATCGAACAAGTTTTGCAGGCGAAGACGATTGAGAAAACAATTGCCTACGACTTCATGAAGCCTTGGCTAGGATCTGGTTTGGTTGTGTCAACCGGTGCAAAGTGGGCAGAACGCCGGAAGGTCATTACGCCGACCTTTCACTTCAAGATTCTGGAGGACTTTCTCGTCATCATGAATCACCAGACGGACGTGCTGATCGAGAAGCTGGGGGCGCAGGTTGGTGGACCAGATTTCGATATCTACGAGCATGTCACATACTGCGCATTGGACATCATCTCCGAGTCAGCGATGGGTGTGAAGCTGAACACGCAGCATAATCCGCACACGGAATATGTCAAAGCAGTTAAAGA ACTTTCAGCCATCACCTTCAAGCGCCTGTTCTCTCTTGCGCGAGAGTACAAGTGGGTGTTCCGGCTCCAGGAAGCTTCGCGCCGACAAGACAAACTGATGAAGGTCATGCACGAGTTCGCACAGCAAGTAATCAGCGAGCGCAAGAAACAGCTGGAAGATGAACGCGAGCGTCAACGGGCTAACCAGAAGCTCGAGGAAACGGACGTCTATGGCAAAAGACGGATGACGCTTCTCGATCTGCTGCTAAACGTGACCATCGATGGCAAGCCATTATCTAACATCGACATTCGTGAGGAAGTGGATACGTTCATGGCTGCAGGACACGACACAACCACCTCGTGCATCAGCTTCGCTTGTTATCATCTCTCTCGTAACCCAGCGATTCAGCAGAAGGTTTATGAGGAAATTCAGAAAATTATTGGTCCTGATGCGGGCCGGATCGAGCTGACCAACAGTACGCTCCAAGACTTACGGTATCTGGATCAGGTGATTAAGGAAACGTTGCGCATGAACCCTTCGGTACCGATCATCGGACGCCGATCGGCCGGCGATATGACCATCGATGGTGTCCCGGTTCCCAAAGGAATGGAGTTTGGTGTTCTCATTTATGCGCTCCACAATGATCCGGAACTGTATCCAGAGCCAGAGCGCTTCGATCCGGAGCGATTCAGCGATGAGGCACAGGCTGCAAGGCCACCGTACAGCTACATCCCGTTCAGTGTTGGTGCGCGCAACTGTATCGGTCAGCGGTACGCTATGCTGGAGATTAAAACCAtgctggtgaaggtgctggCTAATTATAAACTGTTACCGTGCGAGGACAACAACAGGGCATTTCTTCAAGCGGATATCACGTTGAAGCCGGTCAATGGTGCGTTCGTGAAGGTTGTAAATCGTCACTAA